One segment of Papaver somniferum cultivar HN1 unplaced genomic scaffold, ASM357369v1 unplaced-scaffold_137, whole genome shotgun sequence DNA contains the following:
- the LOC113334483 gene encoding 60S ribosomal protein L29-2-like, which produces MAKSKNHTAHNQSRKAHKNGIKKPKKQRHTSTKGMDPKFLRNQRYARKHNKTGGASEVEE; this is translated from the exons ATGGCCAAGTCAAAGAATCACACAGCTCACAACCAGTCTCGTAAGGCACACAAGAATGGAATTAAGAAACCTAAGAAGCAAAGACACACTTCAACCAAAGGA ATGGATCCAAAGTTTTTGAGGAACCAGAGGTATGCAAGGAAGCATAACAAGACTGGAGGAGCATCTGAAGTTGAAGAGTAA